In one window of Helianthus annuus cultivar XRQ/B chromosome 17, HanXRQr2.0-SUNRISE, whole genome shotgun sequence DNA:
- the LOC110921228 gene encoding basic peroxidase, with the protein MGYYKSTILVTIFIILISADYFMPCKAQLSTTFYDTTCPNALSTIQTSINAAVSRNGRNAASVIRLHFHDCFVQGCDASLLLGGAGSEKESAANDGVVGYDVIDDAKAAVESVCPGVVSCADILAVAARDASVAVGGPSWTVRLGRRDSPDSNAAEAATDLPRGNMNLGELISNFANKGFNTREMVALSGSHTLGQARCLRFRGRIYNSPLPIDAAFNTSLTAICPPTPPTGDETLQPLDLVTPNAFDNNYFLNLRASRGLLISDQVLFNGDSADSIVTEYADNPATFDSDFAAAMVKMSEIEVLTGTSGIIRTVCTSAT; encoded by the exons ATGGGTTATTATAAGTCTACTATCTTGGTCACTATATTTATTATACTTATATCAGCAGACTACTTCATGCCATGCAAAGCTCAGTTGTCAACCACCTTTTATGATACCACATGCCCTAATGCACTTTCAACCATTCAAACTTCAATTAATGCTGCGGTATCACGTAATGGTCGCAATGCAGCCTCCGTTATTCGCCTTCATTTTCATGATTGTTTCGTTCAG GGTTGTGATGCATCTCTTTTGCTAGGAGGTGCTGGCAGTGAGAAGGAGTCAGCAGCCAATGATGGTGTGGTGGGCTACGATGTTATAGATGATGCTAAAGCTGCAGTCGAGAGCGTATGTCCTGGAGTTGTATCGTGTGCTGATATACTTGCGGTCGCAGCTCGTGATGCTTCTGTCGCg GTTGGGGGGCCGTCATGGACCGTAAGACTTGGAAGAAGAGATTCACCAGATTCAAACGCGGCAGAAGCCGCAACTGATCTTCCAAGAGGGAATATGAATTTAGGTGAACTTATCAGCAACTTTGCTAATAAGGGATTTAACACGAGAGAAATGGTCGCCTTATCAG GATCTCATACACTCGGGCAGGCCAGATGTCTTAGGTTTAGGGGAAGGATATACAACAGTCCTCTACCTATTGATGCTGCTTTTAATACCTCCCTTACTGCAATCTGCCCACCGACTCCACCTACTGGCGATGAGACCTTGCAACCACTTGATTTAGTGACACCAAACGCATTCGACAACAACTACTTCCTGAATCTTCGGGCTAGTAGGGGTCTTCTTATATCAGACCAAGTACTCTTTAACGGAGACTCAGCTGATAGCATTGTGACCGAGTACGCTGACAATCCTGCAACGTTTGATTCTGATTTTGCTGCAGCCATGGTTAAGATGAGTGAAATTGAAGTCCTTACCGGTACCAGTGGGATTATAAGGACTGTTTGCACTAGTGCAACTTAA